In the Staphylococcus condimenti genome, one interval contains:
- a CDS encoding tetratricopeptide repeat protein, with product MEDTNKLIDDIHLQKIDNLDSRVEEAITTSDDDTLFLLGETLYNYGLTPQGLEVFRALYNKFPDETELLSYFIEGLIAEDKTDEALEYLSQADLSTERLMLEADLYQQINMLEVAIDKIEEAIELEQNDPVLHFALAELMYFDGQYLRASAEYETVLETGEYMVNGVNLYARMADSALQSGNYDDAVKLYEEISEQDMTSEDYMKKALAYEKNDLLQEAVKIMGTLMDKDPDFMQGYYYIQQLYLQQKDYKSAIEVGKEGLRLNQFYKELMLSTGKIEIDHGDQQNGIELLLKALELDSSYQEPLIELSSLYRTQENNEGIISLMQFANEDDLDPRFMWNLAYALGAEERDKEAQHFFDMAKPTYENNPDFLGDYYFFLIETGQIEQAKALLPKLLELDPNNEEWQQEAERLQLY from the coding sequence ATGGAAGACACAAATAAATTAATCGATGATATACACCTGCAAAAAATAGATAATCTGGATAGTCGAGTTGAAGAAGCGATTACAACATCAGATGATGATACATTATTTTTATTAGGTGAAACATTATATAATTATGGATTAACCCCTCAAGGATTAGAAGTATTCCGTGCATTATATAATAAATTCCCTGATGAAACTGAACTTTTGAGTTACTTTATAGAAGGATTAATTGCAGAGGATAAGACAGATGAAGCATTAGAATATCTGAGCCAAGCTGATCTATCAACTGAAAGATTAATGCTAGAAGCTGATTTATACCAACAAATAAACATGTTAGAAGTAGCTATCGATAAAATAGAAGAAGCTATTGAACTTGAACAAAATGACCCAGTTCTACACTTTGCACTAGCTGAATTAATGTATTTTGATGGTCAGTATTTACGTGCTTCAGCAGAATATGAAACTGTACTTGAAACAGGTGAATACATGGTAAACGGCGTGAATCTATATGCACGTATGGCAGATAGTGCCTTGCAGAGCGGTAATTATGATGATGCTGTTAAGCTTTATGAAGAAATCTCAGAACAAGATATGACCTCTGAAGATTATATGAAGAAAGCCTTAGCATATGAAAAAAATGACTTATTGCAAGAAGCTGTTAAAATTATGGGTACATTAATGGATAAAGATCCAGACTTCATGCAAGGTTATTATTATATTCAACAACTATACTTACAACAAAAAGATTATAAATCAGCAATCGAAGTAGGTAAAGAAGGCTTACGTTTAAATCAATTTTATAAAGAATTAATGTTATCTACTGGTAAAATAGAAATCGATCATGGCGATCAGCAAAATGGTATTGAGTTGTTACTAAAAGCACTTGAATTAGACAGTTCTTATCAAGAACCTTTAATTGAATTAAGTAGTTTGTATCGAACACAAGAAAACAATGAAGGTATTATTTCGTTGATGCAATTTGCTAATGAAGATGATTTAGATCCTAGATTCATGTGGAATTTAGCTTATGCATTAGGAGCAGAAGAAAGAGATAAAGAAGCACAACATTTCTTCGATATGGCAAAACCAACCTATGAAAATAATCCTGATTTTCTTGGCGACTATTACTTCTTCTTGATTGAAACAGGACAAATTGAACAAGCAAAAGCATTGTTGCCGAAATTATTAGAATTAGATCCAAATAACGAAGAATGGCAACAAGAAGCAGAACGTCTTCAACTTTATTAA
- a CDS encoding DUF1405 domain-containing protein, translating to MTLSNWWRWAIYSRPFLLFALLCNILGTIYGYIWYGSQLKTAPWYFQIFIPDSPTASLFLCIALIFLLLGKNNSIIEALAFMTLIKYGVWAVVMNLILFYQYDEISINGMMLLISHGIMALEAIIFYPRFKISLFGGIISILWIFHNDLIDYVFMQFPFYPFIDSHLELVAYIAFILSSVSILLYFYLGKWTQHILFDQSLRSQ from the coding sequence ATGACATTATCAAATTGGTGGAGATGGGCGATTTATTCTCGCCCATTTCTTTTGTTTGCATTATTGTGCAATATATTAGGAACGATATATGGTTATATATGGTATGGAAGTCAATTAAAAACTGCACCTTGGTATTTCCAAATTTTTATACCTGACAGTCCTACAGCATCCTTATTTTTATGTATTGCTTTGATTTTTTTATTACTTGGAAAAAACAATTCTATTATAGAAGCGTTAGCATTTATGACGCTCATAAAATATGGTGTGTGGGCTGTAGTCATGAATCTTATACTATTTTATCAATACGATGAGATTTCTATTAACGGGATGATGTTGCTGATTTCACATGGTATTATGGCTTTAGAAGCTATTATATTCTACCCAAGATTTAAAATAAGTTTATTTGGCGGAATCATATCAATACTTTGGATTTTTCATAATGATTTAATAGATTACGTTTTCATGCAGTTTCCATTTTATCCATTTATAGATTCTCATCTAGAGCTAGTAGCCTATATTGCTTTTATTTTAAGCAGCGTTAGTATATTATTATACTTCTACTTAGGGAAATGGACTCAACACATATTGTTTGACCAATCTTTACGTTCTCAGTAA
- a CDS encoding nucleotide pyrophosphohydrolase has product MKTMEEMQKEVDQYIGQFKAGYFSPLANLARLTEEVGELAREINHVYGEKKKKDTEEENTIKAELGDNLFVLLCIANSLDIDMTESFNETMHKFNIRDKNRFERK; this is encoded by the coding sequence ATGAAAACAATGGAAGAAATGCAAAAAGAAGTTGATCAATACATCGGTCAATTTAAAGCAGGGTATTTTTCACCTTTAGCTAACTTAGCACGTTTAACAGAAGAAGTAGGCGAATTAGCTAGGGAAATCAATCATGTCTACGGTGAAAAGAAAAAGAAAGACACAGAAGAAGAAAATACCATCAAAGCTGAGTTAGGTGATAATTTATTTGTGCTACTATGTATCGCAAATTCACTTGATATTGATATGACAGAAAGTTTCAATGAAACAATGCATAAATTCAATA
- a CDS encoding zinc metallopeptidase, translating to MSFISLIIYFAILMILPLWAQHKVKSTYEKYSQVRSTSGKTGREVAEEILNANGINDVEVLEGEGFLSDHYDPSKKVIRLSPANYSRPSVAATAVAAHEVGHAIQHQQGYFFLRFRNALFPLANIGSNLSYLLIMAGIILTSMQMAIGSTALWIGIFLMAFAVLFSIITLPVEFDASKRAMRNIEALHIVNDKEYKHARKVLTAAAMTYVASTAVAVAELLRFILIARSSDN from the coding sequence TTGTCTTTCATTAGTCTTATTATTTATTTTGCTATATTAATGATTTTACCGCTTTGGGCTCAGCACAAAGTTAAATCAACTTATGAAAAATATTCACAAGTTCGTTCTACAAGCGGCAAAACTGGACGAGAAGTGGCTGAAGAAATTTTAAACGCCAATGGTATAAATGATGTAGAAGTTTTAGAAGGCGAAGGTTTCTTATCAGACCATTATGACCCATCTAAAAAAGTAATTCGTTTATCTCCTGCGAACTACAGTCGTCCAAGTGTTGCTGCCACAGCTGTAGCAGCGCATGAAGTGGGACATGCAATTCAACATCAGCAAGGATATTTCTTCCTTCGCTTCAGAAATGCTTTATTCCCATTAGCAAATATCGGCAGTAATTTATCATATCTATTAATCATGGCTGGTATCATTTTGACATCTATGCAGATGGCAATTGGTTCTACAGCATTATGGATTGGTATTTTCTTAATGGCATTTGCTGTATTATTCTCGATTATTACATTGCCTGTTGAATTCGATGCAAGTAAACGCGCAATGCGAAATATTGAAGCGTTGCATATTGTAAATGATAAAGAATATAAACATGCGCGCAAAGTTCTAACTGCAGCTGCAATGACTTATGTTGCTTCAACTGCAGTAGCTGTAGCTGAATTATTAAGATTTATCTTAATAGCTCGTTCTAGTGATAATTAA
- a CDS encoding YpiB family protein, which translates to MIDKESLNLKKKNFIEYLLFQYKFKSRISVWLLNLIKSDVERLDDIYFVDQSIPNHHTLEISVVDTEKIAIQYYDKQVDYRNTNEIFRHIAYEKPKFDIKINLPHRDIRLDEILLSQLLLSPDYSLHLHDLYAVTMTPQAEISLMNRLQNTIDISLQIHDSEYFYRLSHLLNTLKARSINFPTKD; encoded by the coding sequence ATGATTGATAAAGAAAGTCTCAATTTAAAGAAAAAGAACTTTATTGAATATTTATTATTTCAATATAAGTTTAAATCTAGAATAAGCGTATGGTTACTTAATCTAATAAAATCTGATGTTGAACGATTAGATGATATATATTTTGTAGACCAATCTATACCCAATCATCATACATTAGAAATATCTGTTGTCGATACAGAAAAAATAGCAATTCAATATTACGATAAACAAGTAGATTATAGAAATACCAATGAGATATTCAGACATATTGCTTATGAAAAACCTAAATTCGATATTAAAATCAATTTGCCGCATAGAGATATCAGATTAGACGAAATACTCTTGTCACAATTATTACTTTCTCCTGACTATTCATTGCACCTCCATGATTTATATGCTGTCACTATGACACCGCAAGCTGAAATATCGTTGATGAATAGGTTGCAAAATACGATTGATATTAGCTTGCAGATACATGACTCTGAATATTTCTATAGATTGTCTCATTTATTAAATACACTTAAAGCAAGATCAATCAATTTCCCAACAAAGGATTGA